In Nostoc sp. CENA543, a single genomic region encodes these proteins:
- a CDS encoding DEAD/DEAH box helicase family protein — protein sequence MARIPTLTFDRGTLILHPPPRGKAWMDYATWDDRVEKFRIPGMKYRAVVEALQAEDVDFIDEAKEFYPVDLVASLEMQPYPHQSEALAAWKLAGRQGVVVLPTAAGKTYLAQMAMQSTPRTTLIVVPTLDLMHQWYAHLVSAFPDAEVGLLGGGSRDKTPILVATYDSAAIHAEALGNKYALIVFDECHHLPTDFNRVIAEYAIAPYRLGLSATPERTDGKHADLNILVGQEVYRKRAEDLAGKALAEHEIVQIKVKLSQHERERYNELIQIRNDFLRQAKISLGSIQGWQMFVQMSARSQSGRRAMLAHREAKEIALGTDGKLRILANLLAKHYPERILIFTADNATVYKISQDLLIPAITHQTAVKERHEILTKFREGEYNTLVASHVLNEGVDVPAASVAIILSGTGSTREYIQRLGRVLRKGNIADKQAILYEVIAEDTSEENTSARRRGEDKKANLKVVYGSGKGEVAKAAEQLEINYVVDKSSDKKQGNATYRTTKPSSKRRRNHSQETEN from the coding sequence ATGGCTCGTATTCCCACCTTAACATTTGATCGCGGCACATTAATTTTACATCCACCGCCACGGGGTAAAGCTTGGATGGATTATGCTACCTGGGATGATAGAGTCGAAAAATTCCGCATTCCAGGAATGAAATATCGTGCTGTGGTGGAAGCACTGCAAGCGGAAGACGTTGATTTTATCGATGAAGCCAAAGAATTTTATCCTGTAGACTTGGTAGCGAGTCTAGAAATGCAACCTTATCCCCATCAAAGTGAAGCTTTAGCAGCTTGGAAACTGGCGGGAAGACAGGGGGTAGTTGTTTTACCGACGGCGGCGGGGAAGACTTATTTGGCGCAAATGGCGATGCAGTCTACACCCCGAACTACCTTAATCGTTGTGCCGACCTTAGACTTAATGCACCAGTGGTATGCTCATTTGGTATCAGCGTTTCCTGATGCGGAGGTGGGTTTATTGGGGGGTGGTTCGCGGGATAAAACGCCGATTTTAGTCGCCACCTATGACAGTGCAGCCATTCACGCTGAAGCTTTGGGGAATAAATATGCTTTGATTGTGTTTGATGAGTGCCATCACTTACCTACAGATTTTAACCGCGTAATTGCCGAATATGCGATCGCACCCTATCGTTTAGGACTCTCAGCCACACCAGAACGCACTGATGGGAAACACGCAGATTTAAATATTTTGGTTGGTCAAGAAGTCTATCGCAAACGTGCCGAAGATTTGGCAGGGAAGGCGTTAGCGGAACACGAAATAGTCCAAATCAAGGTGAAATTATCCCAGCATGAACGGGAAAGATACAACGAATTAATTCAAATTCGCAATGATTTTTTGCGCCAAGCAAAGATTTCCTTGGGAAGTATTCAAGGTTGGCAAATGTTTGTGCAGATGAGTGCGCGATCGCAATCTGGACGTAGAGCCATGCTAGCACATCGCGAAGCCAAAGAAATCGCTCTTGGCACTGATGGTAAGTTACGCATTTTAGCTAATTTACTCGCCAAACATTACCCCGAAAGAATTTTAATTTTCACGGCTGATAATGCCACAGTTTACAAAATTTCCCAAGACTTATTAATTCCCGCCATTACCCATCAAACCGCAGTCAAAGAACGCCATGAAATTTTAACTAAATTTCGGGAAGGTGAATATAATACTTTGGTCGCTTCCCATGTTTTAAATGAAGGTGTTGACGTTCCCGCCGCTTCTGTAGCGATTATTTTATCGGGTACTGGTTCAACTAGAGAATATATTCAACGCTTGGGGAGAGTTTTACGGAAGGGAAATATTGCAGATAAACAAGCAATTCTCTACGAAGTTATAGCCGAAGACACCAGCGAAGAAAATACATCGGCAAGGCGACGGGGTGAAGATAAAAAAGCCAACTTAAAAGTAGTTTATGGCAGTGGTAAGGGAGAAGTTGCTAAAGCTGCCGAACAATTAGAAATTAATTATGTAGTCGATAAATCATCAGATAAAAAACAGGGCAATGCTACCTACAGAACTACTAAGCCATCGTCTAAACGGCGAAGAAATCATTCCCAAGAGACTGAAAATTGA